The proteins below come from a single Miscanthus floridulus cultivar M001 chromosome 1, ASM1932011v1, whole genome shotgun sequence genomic window:
- the LOC136494327 gene encoding pentatricopeptide repeat-containing protein At4g31850, chloroplastic-like, giving the protein MELCCSGVLSGAGASRPAPSRTSRSGNTGAPSTGLLVAPPKRRRGGRAGCRQSAPPAPPPRVHERRAAAGAAESVVHMLRSAAGPAEALELFTAAARQPTAVHTTESCNYMLELMRAHGRVGDMAQVFDLMQKQIVKANVGTFATIFSGVGVQGGLRSAPSALPVMREAGMSLNAYTYNGLIYFLVKSGFDAEAMEVYKAMVEDGISPSVRTYSVLMVALGKNRDVDTVLWLLSEMEARGVKPNVYSYTICIRVLGQAARFDEAYQILGKMEDSGCKPDVVTHTVVIQVLCDAGRLSDAKDVFWKMKASDQKPDRVTYITLLDKCGDSGDSQSVVEIWNAMVADGYNDNIVSYTAVVDALCQVGRLDEALAVFDEMKEKGISPEQYSYNSLISGFLKADMFDRALELFNHTNACGPSPNGYTHVLFINYYGKSGQSLKAIQRYEHMKSKGIVPDVAAANAVLCSLARSGRLGMAKRVFYELKAMGVSPDTITYTMMIKCCSKASKADEAMKFFSDMVETGCVPDVLALNSLIDTLYKGGKGNEAWQLFHQLKEMKIEPTNGTYNTLLSGLGREGKVKEVMHLLEEMTHSIHPPNLITYNTVLDCLSKNGEVNCAIDMLYSMTEKGCTPDLSSYNTVMYGLIKEERFEEAFRMFCQMKKILAPDYATLCTILPSFVKNGLMKEALHTVKEYILKADCNMDKSSFHSLMEGILNKAGLEKSIEFAENIASRGILLNDFFLCPLIRHLCKHKKALEAHQLFNKFKGLGVSLKTGSYNSLIRGLVDENLIDIAEDLFTEMKRLGCGPDEFTYNLILDAMGKSMRIEEMLKVQAEMHRKGYESTYVTYNTIISGLIKSKRLEQAIDLYYNLMSEGFSPTPCTYGPLLDGLLKAGKMVDAENLFNEMLEYGCKPNCTIYNILLNGHRIAGNTENVCQIFEKMVEQGINPDIKSYTVLIDTLCTAGRLNDGLSYFRRLLELGLEPDLIIYNLLIDGLGKSERIEEAVCLFNEMKKKGIIPNLYTYNSLILHLGKAGKAAEAAQMYEELLIKGWKPNVFTYNALIRGYSVSGSTDNAYAAYGQMIVGGCQPNSSTYMQLPNQL; this is encoded by the coding sequence ATGGAGCTCTGCTGCTCAGGCGTCCTAAGCGGCGCCGGCGCCTCGCGACCGGCGCCGTCGAGGACCTCAAGGTCCGGTAACACCGGGGCTCCGTCCACTGGGCTCCTGGTAGCTCCGCCGAAGCGGCGGCGAGGCGGCCGCGCCGGCTGCCGCCAGTCGGccccgccagcgccgccgccccggGTTCACGAACGGCGGGCCGCCGCGGGCGCGGCGGAGAGCGTCGTCCACATGCTCCGGTCGGCGGCCggccccgccgaggccctggaGCTCTTCACGGCCGCGGCGCGGCAGCCCACGGCGGTCCACACGACGGAGTCGTGCAACTACATGCTGGAGCTGATGCGCGCCCACGGCCGGGTCGGGGACATGGCGCAGGTGTTCGACCTAATGCAGAAGCAGATCGTCAAGGCCAACGTCGGCACCTTCGCCACCATCTTCAGCGGCGTCGGCGTCCAGGGCGGGCTCCGCAGCGCGCCGTCGGCCCTGCCGGTGATGAGGGAGGCGGGGATGTCCCTCAACGCCTACACGTACAATGGCTTGATCTACTTCCTCGTCAAGTCCGGCTTCGACGCGGAGGCCATGGAGGTTTACAAGGCGATGGTGGAGGACGGCATCTCACCGAGTGTGAGGACGTACTCCGTGCTGATGGTGGCGTTAGGGAAGAATAGGGATGTCGATACGGTTCTCTGGTTGCTGAGCGAGATGGAGGCCCGCGGCGTCAAGCCAAACGTGTATAGCTACACCATCTGCATTCGGGTTCTTGGGCAGGCCGCGAGGTTTGACGAGGCATATCAGATTCTTGGTAAGATGGAGGATTCAGGGTGCAAACCAGATGTCGTCACACATACTGTGGTTATACAGGTTCTCTGTGATGCCGGTCGGCTCAGTGACGCCAAGGATGTGTTTTGGAAGATGAAAGCGAGTGATCAGAAACCTGATCGTGTCACTTACATCACTCTCTTAGACAAGTGTGGTGACAGTGGTGACTCGCAATCAGTTGTCGAAATTTGGAATGCCATGGTAGCTGATGGGTATAACGACAATATTGTTTCTTATACCGCAGTTGTGGATGCATTATGCCAAGTTGGTAGGCTTGATGAAGCTTTGGCTGTGTTTGATGAGATGAAGGAAAAGGGTATATCGCCTGAGCAGTATTCATATAACTCCTTAATATCTGGCTTTCTGAAAGCTGATATGTTTGACCGTGCTCTGGAGCTCTTCAACCATACGAATGCTTGTGGTCCTAGTCCAAATGGCTACACACATGTCCTCTTCATTAATTACTATGGAAAATCTGGTCAATCTTTGAAAGCAATACAAAGATATGAGCACATGAAGAGCAAAGGGATCGTTCCCGATGTTGCTGCTGCTAATGCTGTTTTGTGTAGTCTTGCTAGATCTGGCAGACTTGGAATGGCGAAAAGGGTCTTTTATGAATTAAAAGCGATGGGAGTTTCTCCAGACACTATCACCTACACAATGATGATCAAATGTTGCAGTAAGGCATCAAAGGCTGATGAAGCTATGAAATTTTTTTCTGACATGGTGGAAACTGGATGTGTTCCTGATGTTCTTGCGTTGAATTCATTGATTGATACGCTCTACAAGGGAGGCAAGGGAAATGAAGCATGGCAACTTTTCCATCAATTGAAAGAAATGAAAATTGAGCCCACTAATGGTACGTACAACACACTTTTGTCAGGATTAGGAAGAGAAGGCAAAGTTAAGGAGGTAATGCATCTGCTCGAAGAAATGACCCATAGCATTCATCCACCTAATTTAATTACGTACAACACGGTTCTTGATTGTCTCAGCAAAAATGGGGAGGTGAACTGTGCAATAGATATGCTTTACAGTATGACTGAGAAAGGTTGCACACCTGACCTCTCATCTTATAACACTGTCATGTATGGCCTTATTAAAGAGGAAAGATTTGAAGAAGCATTCAGGatgttttgtcaaatgaaaaagaTTCTTGCTCCGGATTATGCAACACTGTGTACTATCCTCCCAAGTTTTGTGAAAAATGGGTTGATGAAGGAAGCTCTGCATACTGTGAAGGAATACATTTTGAAGGCTGATTGTAACATGGACAAGTCTTCATTCCATTCACTGATGGAAGGGATACTGAACAAGGCTGGTTTGGAAAAGTCGATCGAGTTTGCTGAAAACATAGCATCTAGGGGAATTCTGCTGAATGATTTCTTTTTATGCCCATTGATTAGGCACCTCTGCAAGCACAAGAAAGCTCTTGAAGCACATCAACTCTTCAATAAGTTTAAAGGTCTTGGAGTTTCACTAAAAACTGGTTCATATAACTCTCTTATCCGTGGCCTTGTGGATGAAAACCTGATTGATATCGCTGAAGACTTGTTCACTGAAATGAAAAGACTAGGATGTGGCCCAGATGAGTTCACTTACAATTTGATTCTTGATGCCATGGGGAAATCGATGCGGATTGAGGAAATGTTAAAAGTCCAAGCGGAGATGCATCGTAAGGGATATGAATCAACTTATGTTACTTATAACACTATCATTTCAGGTCTCATAAAATCGAAAAGATTGGAACAGGCTATAGACTTGTACTACAAtctgatgagcgaaggcttctcCCCAACACCATGTACTTATGGTCCTCTTCTCGATGGGTTGTTAAAAGCTGGAAAGATGGTGGATGCTGAAAATCTTTTTAATGAGATGCTAGAGTATGGATGCAAACCTAATTGCACCATCTACAATATTCTACTGAATGGACATCGAATAGCTGGCAACACAGAAAACGTTTGTCAGATTTTTGAAAAGATGGTTGAGCAGGGAATAAACCCAGATATAAAATCCTATACAGTTCTTATTGATACCCTCTGCACAGCTGGAAGATTAAATGATGGTTTGTCTTACTTTAGACGGCTACTAGAATTAGGACTTGAACCTGATCTTATCATCTATAATTTGCTCATTGATGGTCTTGGAAAATCTGAAAGAATAGAGGAAGCAGTCTGTCTCTTCAACGAGATGAAGAAGAAAGGGATTATCCCAAACTTGTACACATACAATTCACTAATTCTCCACTTAGGGAAAGCAGGGAAAGCTGCTGAAGCTGCGCAAATGTATGAAGAACTACTGATAAAAGGATGGAAACCTAATGTTTTCACATATAATGCCCTTATCAGGGGTTACAGTGTTTCTGGCAGCACCGATAATGCATATGCTGCCTATGGTCAGATGATTGTTGGAGGGTGCCAGCCTAATTCTAGCACTTATATGCAACTTCCAAATCAATTGTGA